TCAGGAAGAGATACGACTTCTCTTAATCCATCAGACATTGTTCTTACTCGAGAAGGATTAAGTGTTAACCTATCAATCATAGCAGATGAAAGTCGTTTTTTCTTTGCATTTTTAATATCTTTTTTATTTGCATCAATAATGACGTTGGTTTTCTTTTCTAAGGAATTTGCCATATTTAAAAGAGCATTATTTTTAATATCGGTAGATAAAGTCCGTAGATTTTGAGAAACAATCTTTGCGTCCTTCGCTATTGTCATTACCATCTTTTTTATATCCATTGATTCCACCTTTTGTTGTTTTATAATATAACTAGATTATCGCGGTGAATAACCTCATCGTAATATTTGTATCCTAATATTTTTTCTATTTCTTTGGTATGGCAACCTTCAATTTTGGTTAAGTCTTTTGAATGAAAGTTCACCAATCCTCTGGCAAATTCTTTACCTTTTAAGTCTATGCAACTAATGGAATCTCCAGGTTTGAAGTTACCTTTAGTTTCTATTATCCCAGAAGGGAGGAGGCTTTTACCTCTATCAATAAGGGCTTTTTTAGCCCCATTATCTACCTTAACTGCTCCTTTTGGATTTAAGGTAAAGGCAATCCAATATTTTCGACTTTTGAGTTTGGATTCTGGTAAAAATATCGTTCCTACCTCTTCGCCTTTCATGACCTTTGCTATTATATTTTTTCTGCTCCCATTAACAATGATCGTCATTGCTCCAGAAGCTGCTGCTTTTTTTGCTGCCTCTATCTTTGTAAACATACCACCTGTTCCTGCTTCTGATTTTTTTCTTCCAGCTAGCTTCTCAATTTCGGGAGTAATATTCTTTACAGTAGGAATAAGCATACCTTCGGAGCCCTCTTTAGGATTTACTGTATAAAGACCATCAACATCAGAAAGAATCATTAAAAGATCTGCTTCAATCATATTTGTTACTAAGGCGGAGAGAGTATCGTTATCCCCCAATTTGATTTCTTCTACGGATACACTGTCATTTTCATTTATTATTGGTATAACACCGAAACTTAGTAGTGTAAACATTGTGTTTCTTGCATTGAGATATCGTTGTCGATTGCTAAGGTCATCATGAGTGAGGAGAATCTGAGCTACTTTTTGATTTTTCTTGTTAAAATACCTTTCATATGTCCAGATTAAATAAGACTGGCCAATAGCAGCAAATGCCTGTTTTTGAGGAATATTTTTTGGGGGTTTGTTGAGATTTAGCTGTTTGAGCCCTGAAGCAATGGCCCCTGAAGAAACAATGACAATTTGAAGCCCTGATTTGACAAGCTTAGATATTTGATTGACCAAATTTTGGATAATGAGAGGACTTATGGTTCCGTTAGAAGGTGCTATAACAGCACTTCCAATCTTAATTACTATCCTTTTAACGTCCTTAATTAATTGCTTTCTTAGATTTCTTTTGATTCTTTTGCTCCTTTTCTATTTTTTCTAAAATCTCTATGACTTTTAAAAGTAAAGTTTTAATTCCATCTCCTCGTTTTGCGGAGGTGATATATACTGGATAATCCTTTTTAGCAAAATAAGCTTGATAGTTCTCTTCTATTCCTTTTATATCTTGAATCAAGTCTATTTTATTTAGGACTATGATTTGAGGTTTGGAACAGAGGCTTTTATTAAAAGAGTGTAATTCACTATTTATCATTTTAAAATCTTTGATGATATTAGCCCATTGAGCTGTTACATCAATTAAATGAATTAATAGCTTTGTCCTTTCTATATGTTTTAAAAATTGAATTCCCAGTCCCTTGCCTTTATGGGCTCCTTTGATGAGGCCTGGGATATCTGCTGCTACAAAGCTCCTAAAGTCATCGAGTTTTACTACGCCAAGATGAGGAATAAGTGTTGTAAATGGATATTCTGCTATTTTAGGTCTAGATGATGAGATCTTTGAGAGAAGGGTAGACTTGCCAACGTTAGTTTTTCCGATAAGGCCTACATCTGCTAATAGTTTTAGTTCTAGCTCCAACCATAAGTCTTCACCTCTTTTACCGTCCTCAGCAAATCTTGGGCTTCGATTTGTGGAGGATTTAAACCTCGTATTTCCTCTTCCTCCAATTCCTCTTTTTGCAGCTATGAACCTCTCTTTTTCTTTTGTAATATCAAATAATAATTCTGAGGTTTCGGCGTTTTTGATGACTGTGCCTATTGGAACTTTTAGAATATAATCTTTTCCTCTCTTTCCGTGTTTATTCTTTCCCTCGCCTCCAGCACCTTTTCCTGCTTTATAATGTTGTTTATATTTAAAGTCTAATAAGGTATGAAGATGGTTATCACCTTCTATTATTATATTCCCCCCATTTCCTCCATCGCCGCCATCAGGACCACCTCTTGGTATATATTTTTCTCTTCTAAAACTCACACATCCTCTCCCCCCATCACCAGCTTTAACATATATTTTTACTTGATCAACAAACATGTAGGGATTTCAGGAAGGATAAGTTTTATTTATTATAAGCCCTAAGGTTACTAATAGACACTAATCAATCTGGAACTTTTGCCTTTTTTTTCAAACATTACAATCCCGTCTTTCTTGGCAAACAGCGTGTAATCTCTTCCAAGACCAACATTTTCTCCTGGTTTAAATATTGTTCCGCGCTGACGAACTAAGATACTTCCTGCAGACACCTTTTGACCTGAGAAACGCTTTACCCCAAGTCTTTTACCAATGGAATCACGCCCATTTGCTGAACTTCCCTGTCCTTTTTTATGAGCCATCTTCTTTCCTCCATCCAGTATTGTTTTTTTAAGTTTGTATACCAGTTATTTTTATATTTGTAAATTCTTGTCTATGACCCTGTTTCCTTCGGTAGTTTTTTCTTCTTTTATGTTTAAACACGATTATTTTATTTGCTTTTCCTTGTCCGGATATTTCTCCAGTAACCTTCGCACTCTTTAATTTCGGATTTCCAATATTTATATCATTTCCATCACACACCATTAATACATCTTTTAATTCTATTTCTTCTCCAACTTTTCCTTTTATCTTCTCTATTTTAATCATATCACCTTGTGAAACCTTATACTGTTTACCACTCGTTTCTATAATCGCATACACCTCAAATCCCTCCAGAGATAAATATTATTAAATGTTTAAATATAACAATATTTTAGATTTTGTCAATAAAATTATATATTTTGGCATAAAAACAGATAAATTTATACCTTGGAGTCTTTAATAGAATTTTTTGTTTTGACAAAAAGCATAGATTGCAGTATACTCTAATTCAAAAGTATAAATCCCCTTTTTTATAAAGGGGATTAATCTATTTATAAAACTAATCATATTATTCAATTACAAAATATTCAAGGGTTAAATAATAATGGATAACGCAAGTATTTTAGTCGTTGATGATGATAAAGGTACTAGAGAATCTTTATCCGAGATTTTAAATTTGGACGGATATCATACTGAAATAGCAGAAAATGGTCAAAAGGCTATTAAGTTATTGGGTGAGAAAGAGTACGATGTAATACTAACAGATTTAAAGATGCCCATGGCAGACGGACTTGATGTTCTTAAATATGTAAAAAGGTCCAATTCTATTACAGAAGTAGTCATTTTTACAGGTTTTGGTACGATTAAAAATGCTGTTGAAGCAA
The sequence above is a segment of the Nitrospinota bacterium genome. Coding sequences within it:
- the proB gene encoding glutamate 5-kinase — encoded protein: MKDVKRIVIKIGSAVIAPSNGTISPLIIQNLVNQISKLVKSGLQIVIVSSGAIASGLKQLNLNKPPKNIPQKQAFAAIGQSYLIWTYERYFNKKNQKVAQILLTHDDLSNRQRYLNARNTMFTLLSFGVIPIINENDSVSVEEIKLGDNDTLSALVTNMIEADLLMILSDVDGLYTVNPKEGSEGMLIPTVKNITPEIEKLAGRKKSEAGTGGMFTKIEAAKKAAASGAMTIIVNGSRKNIIAKVMKGEEVGTIFLPESKLKSRKYWIAFTLNPKGAVKVDNGAKKALIDRGKSLLPSGIIETKGNFKPGDSISCIDLKGKEFARGLVNFHSKDLTKIEGCHTKEIEKILGYKYYDEVIHRDNLVIL
- the obgE gene encoding GTPase ObgE, which codes for MFVDQVKIYVKAGDGGRGCVSFRREKYIPRGGPDGGDGGNGGNIIIEGDNHLHTLLDFKYKQHYKAGKGAGGEGKNKHGKRGKDYILKVPIGTVIKNAETSELLFDITKEKERFIAAKRGIGGRGNTRFKSSTNRSPRFAEDGKRGEDLWLELELKLLADVGLIGKTNVGKSTLLSKISSSRPKIAEYPFTTLIPHLGVVKLDDFRSFVAADIPGLIKGAHKGKGLGIQFLKHIERTKLLIHLIDVTAQWANIIKDFKMINSELHSFNKSLCSKPQIIVLNKIDLIQDIKGIEENYQAYFAKKDYPVYITSAKRGDGIKTLLLKVIEILEKIEKEQKNQKKSKKAIN
- the rpmA gene encoding 50S ribosomal protein L27; this translates as MAHKKGQGSSANGRDSIGKRLGVKRFSGQKVSAGSILVRQRGTIFKPGENVGLGRDYTLFAKKDGIVMFEKKGKSSRLISVY
- the rplU gene encoding 50S ribosomal protein L21; the protein is MYAIIETSGKQYKVSQGDMIKIEKIKGKVGEEIELKDVLMVCDGNDINIGNPKLKSAKVTGEISGQGKANKIIVFKHKRRKNYRRKQGHRQEFTNIKITGIQT